One window of Tenacibaculum maritimum NCIMB 2154 genomic DNA carries:
- a CDS encoding GYDIA family GHMP kinase: MEKYYSNGKLLLTGEYVILDGAKSLAVPTKLGQDLTVQPIKEKQLIWGSFTNTGICWFEAIFDLPKLRLISCTYQSDKEGSSELIAETLLNILQEAKNLNPNFLATENGFIIKTNLSFPQNWGLGSSSTLINNIAHWANINPFSLLRNSFSGSGYDIACAQHNTPIFYKLEAQKPIIDNVNFNPTFSEELFFIHLNKKQNSREGIAQYQKNKKDIKYEITTISNLSTAFVKANSSKDLSYVITEHEQIISGIIKLPPVKKNLFGDYFGAIKSLGAWGGDFILAIGNKDTPSYFQKKGFNTIIPYSNMVL, translated from the coding sequence TTGGAAAAATATTATTCAAACGGAAAGTTATTGCTCACAGGTGAATATGTGATTTTAGACGGTGCAAAGTCATTAGCAGTACCTACAAAACTTGGTCAGGATTTAACCGTGCAACCCATTAAGGAAAAGCAACTTATTTGGGGAAGTTTTACAAATACTGGTATTTGCTGGTTCGAAGCTATTTTTGACCTTCCTAAGCTCCGTTTAATAAGTTGCACTTATCAGTCAGATAAGGAAGGGAGCTCTGAGCTTATTGCAGAAACGCTATTAAATATCTTACAAGAGGCAAAAAACCTTAACCCTAACTTCTTAGCTACTGAAAATGGATTCATTATAAAAACAAATTTATCTTTTCCTCAAAACTGGGGACTAGGAAGCTCTTCTACCTTAATTAATAATATTGCTCATTGGGCAAATATAAATCCGTTTTCTTTACTACGGAATTCTTTTTCAGGAAGTGGTTATGATATTGCATGTGCTCAACATAATACTCCTATTTTTTACAAATTAGAAGCACAAAAACCAATTATTGATAACGTTAATTTTAACCCTACTTTTTCCGAAGAGCTTTTCTTCATACATCTTAATAAGAAGCAAAATAGCAGAGAAGGAATTGCCCAATACCAAAAAAACAAAAAGGATATCAAATATGAAATTACCACTATTTCAAATCTTTCTACAGCATTTGTAAAAGCAAATTCATCAAAAGATTTGAGCTATGTCATTACTGAACATGAACAAATCATTAGCGGTATTATCAAACTTCCTCCTGTAAAAAAGAACCTCTTTGGTGATTATTTTGGCGCTATCAAAAGCTTAGGGGCATGGGGAGGTGATTTTATTCTTGCTATTGGAAATAAGGATACCCCTTCATATTTTCAAAAAAAGGGATTCAATACTATCATCCCTTATTCAAATATGGTATTATAA
- a CDS encoding BaiN/RdsA family NAD(P)/FAD-dependent oxidoreductase, protein METIIVIGGGAAGFFTAINAKENNPNLNIIILEKGKEVLQKVKISGGGRCNVTHACFEPKELIKFYPRGAKELLGPFHQFMTGDTFEWFENKNVPLKIECDNRVFPQANTSQKIIDCFQEAVDNLGISVLKNHGVTAIHQQGEQWIVTTKNKQFRAEKLVIAAGSSKKIWTLCSTLNHTIINPVPSLFTFNIKDKRITDLLGISVPNATVKLAETSLISSGPLLITHWGMSGPAILKLSSFGARILADKNYQYTVEINWLSRTTNEILNILLSLKKKEPRKTVLLRSPFAEIPKRLWERLATAATITKKQNWADLNTTQLENLANQLTKGTFDANGRTTFKEEFVTAGGVNLKEINFKRFESKIHKNLFLVGEVLNIDAVTGGFNFQNAWTGGFICAKALAET, encoded by the coding sequence ATGGAAACAATTATTGTAATTGGTGGTGGCGCTGCTGGTTTTTTTACCGCTATAAATGCTAAAGAAAATAATCCTAATTTAAACATTATTATTCTTGAAAAAGGAAAAGAAGTTTTACAAAAAGTAAAAATTTCTGGAGGAGGTCGCTGTAATGTTACCCACGCTTGTTTTGAACCTAAAGAACTTATAAAATTTTATCCAAGAGGAGCCAAAGAACTATTGGGTCCTTTCCATCAATTTATGACAGGTGATACATTCGAATGGTTTGAAAACAAAAATGTTCCATTAAAAATAGAATGTGATAATCGAGTTTTCCCGCAAGCAAACACTTCTCAAAAAATTATAGATTGCTTCCAAGAGGCTGTCGATAACCTTGGCATAAGCGTTTTAAAAAACCATGGAGTAACGGCTATTCATCAACAAGGAGAACAATGGATTGTTACCACTAAAAATAAACAATTTAGAGCAGAAAAACTTGTTATAGCCGCTGGTAGTAGTAAAAAAATATGGACACTTTGCTCAACATTAAACCATACTATCATAAATCCAGTACCGTCCTTATTTACCTTTAACATTAAAGACAAAAGAATCACCGATTTATTAGGAATTTCAGTTCCTAATGCTACGGTAAAATTAGCTGAAACAAGCCTCATTTCTTCTGGACCTCTACTCATCACACATTGGGGAATGAGTGGCCCAGCTATTTTAAAGCTATCTTCTTTTGGTGCAAGAATATTAGCCGACAAAAACTATCAATACACTGTAGAAATCAATTGGTTATCAAGAACTACAAACGAAATTTTAAATATACTTTTAAGTTTAAAAAAGAAAGAACCTCGAAAAACAGTATTGCTAAGATCTCCTTTTGCAGAAATCCCTAAACGCTTATGGGAACGCCTCGCTACCGCTGCTACAATTACGAAAAAGCAAAACTGGGCCGATTTAAATACAACGCAATTAGAGAATCTAGCCAATCAACTTACCAAGGGTACTTTTGATGCAAATGGGCGTACTACTTTTAAAGAAGAATTTGTTACTGCAGGAGGGGTTAACTTAAAAGAAATTAACTTTAAACGTTTTGAAAGCAAAATCCATAAAAACCTCTTCTTAGTAGGCGAAGTTTTAAATATTGATGCTGTTACTGGAGGATTTAATTTTCAAAATGCTTGGACAGGAGGATTTATATGCGCTAAAGCACTTGCGGAAACCTAA
- a CDS encoding thiamine diphosphokinase produces MKSSQKVFLLLNGEPPNGRPNLSKYDFICATDGAYHVLEKLGIVPDLVAGDLDSSSNHLPQIELIHTPNQDFTDFDKILRILYERGYKKVDVFGASGKEQDHFLGNLQTALIWKENLAITFFDAYSKYFFADYVTNLQNVKGKTISLVPFPSAEGIITKGLQYPLHKEALSFGTRIGTRNKAIEKNVEIRFEVGDLVIFVNN; encoded by the coding sequence ATGAAAAGTAGTCAGAAAGTTTTTTTATTGCTAAATGGAGAGCCTCCTAATGGTAGGCCTAATCTTTCAAAATATGATTTTATTTGTGCAACAGATGGAGCGTATCATGTTTTAGAAAAATTAGGCATCGTACCTGATTTGGTAGCAGGAGATTTAGATTCTTCTTCTAATCACTTGCCGCAAATAGAACTTATTCATACCCCAAACCAAGATTTTACAGATTTTGATAAGATATTAAGAATCTTATATGAACGAGGATATAAAAAGGTAGATGTTTTTGGAGCAAGTGGTAAAGAACAAGATCACTTTTTAGGAAATTTGCAAACAGCTTTGATATGGAAGGAAAACTTAGCTATAACATTTTTTGATGCTTACAGCAAGTATTTTTTTGCAGATTATGTTACAAATTTACAGAATGTAAAGGGGAAAACAATTTCATTAGTTCCATTTCCAAGTGCAGAGGGTATTATTACCAAAGGGTTACAGTATCCATTACATAAAGAAGCATTAAGTTTTGGAACTAGAATAGGTACTAGAAATAAAGCAATTGAAAAAAATGTTGAAATAAGATTTGAAGTAGGAGATTTGGTTATTTTTGTAAATAATTAG
- the metK gene encoding methionine adenosyltransferase produces the protein MSYLFTSESVSEGHPDKVADQISDALIDNFLAFDTSSKVACETLVTTGQVVLAGEVKSKTYLDVQKIARDVINKIGYTKSEYMFDGSSCGVFSAIHEQSPDINQGVERANPEDQGAGDQGMMFGYATDETESYMPLALDLSHRLLIELAELRRENKEITYLRPDAKSQVTIEYSDDNIPQRIDAIVISTQHDDFDENDAVMLAKIKEDIINILIPRVVAKLPKNIQALFTDSITYHINPTGVFVIGGPHGDTGLTGRKIIVDTYGGKGAHGGGAFSGKDPSKVDRSGAYATRHIAKNLVAAGLCKEVLVQVSYAIGVAKPTSINVETYGTASVNLTDGEISKVVETIFDMRPYFIEKRLKLRAPIYSETAAYGHMGRKPEIKKVRFSNPMGEVIEREVETFTWEKLDYVEKVKEAFKL, from the coding sequence ATGTCATATTTATTTACTTCAGAAAGTGTTTCTGAAGGACACCCAGATAAAGTAGCCGATCAAATTTCAGATGCGTTGATTGATAATTTTTTAGCTTTTGATACATCATCGAAAGTGGCTTGTGAGACGTTAGTCACAACAGGACAAGTAGTATTGGCAGGAGAAGTGAAATCTAAAACGTATTTAGATGTCCAAAAAATTGCGCGTGATGTGATTAATAAAATAGGATACACGAAGAGTGAATATATGTTTGATGGTAGTTCTTGTGGAGTGTTTTCAGCAATTCACGAACAATCACCTGATATTAATCAAGGGGTAGAAAGAGCTAATCCAGAAGACCAAGGAGCAGGTGATCAAGGAATGATGTTTGGGTATGCTACTGATGAAACGGAAAGCTATATGCCTTTAGCTTTAGATTTGTCACATCGTTTGCTTATTGAATTAGCGGAATTAAGAAGAGAAAATAAAGAGATTACTTATTTAAGGCCTGATGCAAAATCGCAAGTAACCATTGAATATTCTGATGATAATATACCTCAAAGAATTGATGCAATCGTTATTTCTACGCAGCATGATGATTTTGATGAAAATGATGCTGTAATGCTAGCTAAGATCAAGGAAGATATCATCAATATTTTAATTCCTAGGGTAGTAGCAAAATTACCGAAGAATATCCAAGCATTATTTACAGATAGCATTACTTATCATATAAATCCGACAGGGGTTTTTGTAATTGGAGGACCTCATGGAGATACTGGTTTAACAGGTCGTAAAATTATAGTAGATACTTATGGAGGAAAAGGAGCTCATGGAGGAGGTGCTTTTTCAGGAAAAGATCCTTCGAAAGTAGATCGTTCAGGAGCGTATGCTACACGTCATATCGCAAAAAATTTAGTAGCTGCAGGTTTATGTAAAGAAGTTTTAGTGCAGGTTTCGTATGCTATTGGTGTGGCAAAGCCAACAAGTATTAATGTAGAAACGTATGGTACAGCTTCGGTAAATTTGACAGATGGAGAAATTAGCAAAGTAGTAGAAACTATTTTTGACATGCGTCCTTATTTTATAGAGAAGCGTTTAAAGCTGAGAGCACCTATTTATTCAGAAACAGCTGCGTATGGTCATATGGGAAGAAAACCAGAAATAAAAAAGGTTCGTTTTTCAAATCCAATGGGAGAAGTAATAGAAAGAGAGGTAGAGACTTTTACTTGGGAGAAATTAGATTATGTTGAAAAAGTAAAAGAAGCATTTAAGTTATAG
- a CDS encoding O-acetylhomoserine aminocarboxypropyltransferase/cysteine synthase family protein, producing MSTQKFATNSLHSGHDVTQTAGTRAVPIYQTTSYVFNDSEHAASLFSLKELGFIYTRLNNPTNQVLQERLASLEGGTGAVVFASGTAAISTSLLTLLKAGDHIVASSSLYGGTYNLLNVTLPRLGITTTFVDASNPDNFKKATQSNTRAFFVESLGNPKLDVLDLKAISIHAKSAEIPFIVDNTVATPALLNPIEHGANIVIHSLTKYIGGQGNSLGGVVIDAGTFNWGNGKFPEFTEPSPGYHGLIYHEALGASSYTFKLILEGLRDFGGALSPTNAFNIIQGLETLNIRIKKHSENALELAKWLEEQEVVTWVNYPGLESSNYHTLSQKYLPKGQSGIVTFGVKGGYDAAKVVADNTKLFSLLANIGDTKSLIIHPASTTHQQLSESSQKTAGVTNDLIRLSVGLEDIEDLKADLKQAFTKIK from the coding sequence ATGAGTACACAAAAATTCGCAACAAATTCGTTGCATTCAGGACATGACGTAACACAAACAGCAGGAACAAGAGCTGTTCCTATTTACCAAACAACTTCTTATGTTTTTAACGACTCAGAACATGCTGCAAGTCTTTTTTCATTAAAAGAATTAGGTTTTATTTACACACGGTTAAACAATCCTACCAACCAAGTTTTACAAGAACGTCTTGCTTCCTTAGAAGGTGGAACTGGAGCTGTTGTTTTTGCATCAGGAACGGCAGCAATCTCTACAAGCTTGTTAACATTATTAAAAGCTGGAGATCACATTGTTGCTTCTAGTAGTTTATATGGCGGAACTTACAACTTACTCAATGTAACATTACCTAGATTAGGTATTACTACCACATTTGTTGATGCCTCTAACCCTGACAACTTTAAAAAAGCCACGCAAAGCAATACAAGAGCTTTCTTTGTTGAGTCTCTAGGAAACCCTAAACTGGATGTACTGGATTTAAAAGCTATTTCTATTCATGCGAAATCTGCTGAAATCCCTTTTATTGTAGATAATACTGTTGCCACCCCTGCCCTATTAAACCCTATTGAACACGGTGCTAATATTGTGATTCACTCCCTAACAAAATATATTGGTGGTCAAGGAAATTCACTGGGAGGCGTTGTTATTGATGCTGGTACTTTTAATTGGGGAAATGGTAAATTTCCAGAATTTACAGAGCCTTCTCCTGGATATCACGGCTTAATATATCACGAAGCATTGGGAGCTTCTTCTTATACCTTTAAACTAATTTTGGAAGGATTACGCGATTTTGGTGGTGCATTAAGTCCTACCAATGCTTTTAATATCATTCAAGGCTTAGAAACACTAAACATCAGAATAAAGAAGCACAGTGAAAATGCTTTAGAACTAGCTAAATGGCTAGAAGAGCAAGAGGTAGTTACCTGGGTCAACTACCCTGGGTTAGAAAGTAGTAACTATCATACCCTCTCTCAAAAATACTTACCCAAAGGCCAAAGCGGTATTGTTACTTTTGGAGTGAAAGGTGGTTATGATGCTGCTAAGGTAGTAGCAGATAACACTAAACTTTTTTCTTTGCTAGCCAATATTGGAGACACCAAATCTTTAATCATTCACCCTGCAAGTACTACACACCAACAATTAAGTGAGTCTTCTCAAAAAACAGCGGGAGTAACCAACGACCTCATTCGGCTATCCGTTGGTTTAGAAGACATTGAAGATCTAAAAGCGGATCTAAAACAAGCTTTTACAAAAATAAAATAA
- the thrA gene encoding bifunctional aspartate kinase/homoserine dehydrogenase I, whose translation MATDLLYINITDFTTESGFIFDKIPLSYQIFGKELGTAPIILINHALTGNSNVAGLHGWWKNLIGENKAINTSKYTILCFNIPGNGYDGFLINNYKDFITRDIAYLFLRGLKKLEITQLFALIGGSLGGGIAWEMAALTPNITKHLIPIATDWKSTDWLIANCQIQEQFLTNSSNPVHDARMHAMLCYRTPQSFKERFHRSKNVHSKIFNVESWLLHHGKKLQERYQLASYKLMNQLLKTIDITKGKDNAEALKIITADIHIIGVNSDLFFTAEENRETHKILASTQANVTYNEIESVHGHDAFLIEYEQLEKIIAPICNPNSKSKKMKVLKFGGKSLSNEGINNVISIIEQKIAHKENIAVVVSARGNATNELENILYKASKNETYHEQLDAFIEYQKTISKSVELSKEFSHLEKLFEGVRLLGDFSQKIKDDVLAQGELIASKTVAALLDEKGIKASTIDARQLLKTDENFGNAQPFIELSKENVINHFKKFGKNTVPIITGFIASNLKGETTTLGRNGSNYTASLLANYLNADELQNYTHVDGIFTANPDLVSEAKKIEQLSFSEANELANFGATILHAKTIIPLLEKNINLRILNTFNPNNNGTLISSKSNSKGIKSLSTLENVSLINFEGRGLLGKVGVDARIFKALSNKNINISIISQGSSERGIGLIINSDKAQEAVIALEQEFETDFYTKDVNQISIINDIAVISIIGQDLSEFHHSYNALTKNQIVPLLFNNTISGKNVSLVVKKSQLHKALNVIHGQIFGIAKKINIAIFGKGLVGGTLINQILESKQAILKRRKIHLNIFAVTNSKKAIINKEGISQKWEIKLSNNKEIKDVVDTVIDYAKEHHLENLIAVDNTASNSFTQNYIPLIENGFDLVSSNKIANTTSYQFYKKLRKTLEINNKSYLYETNVGAGLPLIDTIKLLHDSGENITRVRGVFSGSLSYIFNHFSSHEISFSNVLQQAIQKGLTEPDPREDLSGNDVARKLLILARELELENEFEDIAIENLIPQNLKNLDTKDFLSNLSSLNNDFQKKKITQKENHVLRYIGDLHGDLSKNKGTLEVTLQSVPKNTPLGSLKAADTIFEIYTESYGQQPIVIQGAGAGAQVTARGVFGDILRLAKNN comes from the coding sequence TTGGCAACTGATTTACTTTATATAAACATCACTGATTTTACTACAGAAAGCGGATTCATTTTTGATAAAATTCCGTTGAGCTATCAAATTTTCGGAAAAGAACTAGGCACAGCTCCCATTATTCTAATTAATCACGCTCTAACAGGAAATAGTAATGTTGCTGGCTTACATGGCTGGTGGAAAAATTTAATTGGCGAAAACAAAGCCATAAATACTTCTAAATACACTATTTTATGTTTTAATATCCCTGGAAATGGATACGATGGCTTTTTAATTAATAATTATAAAGATTTTATTACCAGAGATATTGCCTATTTATTTTTACGTGGTTTAAAAAAATTAGAGATAACACAGTTATTTGCATTAATAGGAGGCTCTTTAGGAGGTGGAATTGCTTGGGAAATGGCTGCGTTAACTCCTAATATAACAAAGCACTTGATTCCAATAGCAACTGATTGGAAATCTACAGACTGGCTAATTGCTAATTGCCAAATTCAAGAGCAGTTTTTAACAAATTCTAGCAACCCTGTTCACGATGCTCGAATGCATGCTATGCTATGTTATAGAACACCGCAGTCATTCAAAGAACGGTTTCATCGTTCAAAAAATGTTCATTCAAAAATATTTAATGTTGAAAGTTGGCTATTACACCATGGCAAAAAACTACAAGAGCGCTATCAATTAGCCTCTTATAAATTAATGAATCAGTTATTAAAAACAATTGATATCACAAAAGGCAAAGACAACGCGGAGGCTCTAAAAATTATAACTGCCGACATTCATATTATTGGCGTTAACTCCGATCTATTTTTCACTGCTGAAGAAAATAGAGAAACTCACAAAATATTAGCATCAACACAAGCAAATGTGACTTATAACGAAATAGAATCTGTACATGGACACGATGCTTTTTTAATTGAATATGAGCAACTAGAAAAAATAATAGCCCCAATATGCAATCCAAACTCAAAAAGTAAAAAAATGAAAGTATTAAAATTTGGTGGAAAATCTTTATCCAACGAAGGAATCAATAATGTCATTTCCATTATTGAACAGAAAATAGCTCATAAAGAAAATATCGCCGTTGTTGTTTCTGCAAGAGGAAACGCTACTAACGAGCTAGAAAACATCTTATACAAAGCTTCTAAAAACGAGACTTATCACGAGCAATTAGATGCTTTTATTGAATATCAGAAAACAATCTCTAAATCTGTTGAGCTTTCTAAGGAATTTTCTCATTTAGAAAAACTCTTTGAAGGAGTTCGTTTATTAGGAGATTTTAGCCAAAAAATCAAGGATGACGTTTTAGCACAAGGAGAATTAATTGCTTCTAAAACAGTAGCCGCTCTCTTAGACGAAAAAGGTATTAAAGCAAGTACTATAGACGCTAGACAACTACTTAAAACGGATGAAAACTTTGGAAATGCACAGCCTTTCATAGAACTTTCTAAAGAAAATGTAATCAACCATTTTAAGAAATTCGGAAAAAATACGGTTCCTATTATCACTGGTTTTATAGCCTCTAATTTAAAAGGAGAAACAACTACTCTTGGAAGAAATGGAAGTAACTATACCGCTTCCTTGTTGGCCAATTATTTAAATGCAGACGAATTGCAAAACTATACACATGTTGATGGTATTTTTACAGCAAATCCAGATTTAGTTTCTGAGGCCAAAAAAATTGAGCAATTATCTTTTTCAGAAGCCAATGAATTGGCAAATTTTGGAGCCACTATCTTACATGCTAAAACGATTATCCCATTACTAGAAAAAAACATTAACCTTCGTATTTTAAACACTTTCAATCCAAATAACAACGGAACACTAATCTCCTCTAAATCAAATTCTAAAGGAATAAAATCACTATCTACTTTAGAAAATGTTTCCTTAATTAATTTCGAAGGAAGAGGTCTTCTTGGAAAAGTAGGTGTTGATGCCAGAATTTTCAAAGCTCTGAGTAATAAAAATATTAATATCAGTATTATTTCTCAAGGATCTTCTGAAAGGGGAATTGGACTAATTATTAACAGTGACAAAGCTCAAGAAGCCGTTATTGCTTTAGAACAAGAATTTGAAACTGATTTTTACACTAAAGATGTCAATCAAATTTCTATCATCAATGACATTGCAGTTATATCCATTATCGGTCAAGATTTAAGTGAATTCCATCACTCCTACAATGCACTTACAAAAAATCAAATAGTACCGCTACTATTTAACAACACTATTTCTGGTAAAAACGTAAGTTTGGTAGTAAAAAAATCACAGTTACACAAAGCTTTAAATGTAATTCACGGACAAATTTTTGGAATTGCTAAAAAAATAAACATTGCTATTTTCGGTAAAGGATTAGTTGGTGGAACTTTAATTAACCAAATCTTAGAAAGTAAGCAAGCAATTTTAAAAAGAAGAAAAATACATCTAAACATCTTTGCTGTTACGAACTCTAAAAAAGCAATTATAAACAAAGAGGGAATATCTCAAAAATGGGAAATCAAATTAAGTAATAACAAAGAAATTAAAGATGTAGTAGATACTGTAATTGACTATGCTAAAGAGCATCATTTAGAAAACCTGATTGCTGTTGACAATACCGCTAGTAATAGTTTTACTCAAAATTATATCCCTCTAATAGAAAATGGTTTTGACCTAGTTTCTTCTAATAAAATTGCCAATACTACAAGTTATCAATTTTACAAAAAACTACGAAAAACCCTCGAAATCAATAACAAATCGTATTTATACGAGACCAATGTAGGTGCTGGACTGCCTTTAATTGACACTATTAAGTTACTCCATGATTCTGGTGAAAACATCACCCGAGTGAGAGGTGTTTTCTCTGGCTCTTTGAGCTATATATTCAATCACTTTTCCTCTCATGAAATCTCTTTTAGCAATGTTTTACAACAAGCCATTCAAAAAGGGCTTACTGAACCCGACCCTCGTGAAGATCTATCTGGAAACGATGTTGCTAGAAAATTATTAATTCTAGCACGTGAATTAGAATTAGAAAATGAATTTGAAGACATTGCCATTGAGAACTTAATCCCTCAAAATCTTAAAAACTTAGATACCAAAGATTTTCTATCAAACCTATCTAGTCTAAACAATGATTTTCAAAAGAAAAAAATAACTCAAAAAGAAAATCATGTACTAAGGTATATTGGCGATTTACACGGAGACTTATCCAAAAATAAAGGAACTTTAGAAGTAACCCTACAATCTGTTCCTAAAAACACCCCATTAGGAAGCTTAAAAGCTGCTGATACCATTTTTGAAATATATACAGAATCTTATGGGCAGCAACCTATCGTTATTCAAGGTGCTGGCGCAGGAGCACAGGTAACTGCAAGAGGTGTTTTTGGAGATATTTTACGATTAGCAAAAAACAATTAA
- a CDS encoding trans-sulfuration enzyme family protein has translation MSNKFETQAIRGQLKRSHFSEHSTPLYITSSFVFDDAEDMRASFSEEKEKNLYSRFSNPNTTEFIDKIVAMEGAESGYAFATGMAAIFSTFAALLDAGDHIISCKSVFGSTHSLLTKYFPKWNISTSFFNTNNLDEIERLVQPNTKILYAETPTNPAVDVIDLETLHKIARKHNLLLIIDNCFATPYLQNPIKFGADLVIHSATKLIDGQGRVLGGITVGKTNLIRQIYLFSRNTGPAMSPFNAWVLSKSLETLSIRVEKHCQNALEIATFLEKHPKVTSVKYPFLKSHPKYNIAKKQMKLGGNIVSFEIQGGINAGRKFINTIKMCSLSANLGDTKTIITHPASSTHSKLSSEERLEAGISDGLIRCSVGLENTIDIINDLKQALEN, from the coding sequence ATGAGTAACAAATTTGAAACCCAAGCCATTAGAGGACAACTAAAACGCTCTCACTTTTCTGAGCACTCTACTCCTCTATATATAACGTCTAGTTTTGTTTTTGACGATGCTGAAGATATGAGAGCTTCTTTTTCTGAAGAAAAGGAAAAAAACTTATATAGCAGATTTTCTAATCCAAACACAACTGAATTTATTGATAAAATAGTAGCTATGGAAGGTGCTGAATCAGGATATGCTTTTGCTACAGGAATGGCTGCTATTTTTTCAACTTTTGCTGCTTTATTAGATGCTGGAGATCATATTATCTCTTGTAAATCTGTATTTGGATCTACACACAGCCTCCTTACCAAATATTTTCCAAAATGGAATATCTCAACGAGCTTTTTTAATACAAATAATCTCGATGAAATAGAAAGATTAGTTCAACCGAATACCAAAATTTTATATGCAGAAACTCCTACAAATCCAGCAGTAGATGTTATCGATTTAGAAACCCTACACAAAATTGCTCGTAAACACAATCTTTTATTAATTATTGACAATTGCTTTGCTACGCCATATTTACAAAATCCTATAAAATTTGGAGCTGATTTGGTAATTCATTCTGCTACTAAATTAATTGATGGACAAGGCAGGGTTCTAGGAGGTATTACCGTTGGAAAAACAAATTTAATCCGTCAAATTTATCTATTTTCTAGAAATACAGGGCCTGCAATGTCGCCTTTCAATGCTTGGGTACTCTCTAAAAGTTTAGAAACATTAAGTATTCGCGTAGAAAAACATTGTCAAAATGCATTAGAAATAGCTACTTTCTTAGAAAAACACCCTAAAGTAACCTCAGTAAAATACCCTTTTTTAAAATCACATCCAAAATACAATATTGCCAAAAAGCAAATGAAATTAGGAGGTAATATTGTTTCTTTTGAAATTCAAGGAGGTATCAATGCTGGTCGAAAATTCATAAATACCATAAAAATGTGCTCGTTATCTGCCAATTTAGGAGACACCAAAACCATTATAACCCACCCAGCTTCTTCCACCCATAGCAAGTTAAGTTCAGAAGAACGACTAGAAGCTGGTATTAGCGATGGGCTTATAAGATGCTCCGTTGGTTTAGAAAATACAATTGATATTATTAACGATCTAAAACAAGCTCTAGAAAATTAA
- a CDS encoding RrF2 family transcriptional regulator yields MLSKKTKYGLKALTFIAKQEKGMMVQIATIAESENISHKFLESILLTLRKSGVLGAKKGKGGGYYMLKDPSDIKMTDIIRTLEGPIAMLPCVSLNYYEKCSDCPDEDSCSVHKLMIQVRDNTLQVLRNNTLADLV; encoded by the coding sequence ATGCTTTCTAAAAAAACAAAATACGGCTTAAAAGCCCTAACCTTTATCGCAAAACAAGAAAAAGGAATGATGGTGCAGATAGCTACCATTGCTGAGAGTGAAAACATTTCTCATAAATTTTTAGAAAGTATATTGCTTACCTTAAGAAAATCAGGTGTTTTAGGTGCTAAAAAAGGCAAAGGGGGAGGCTACTATATGCTAAAAGATCCTTCTGATATAAAAATGACAGACATTATTAGAACCTTAGAAGGTCCTATAGCAATGCTACCTTGTGTTAGTTTAAATTATTACGAAAAGTGTAGTGATTGCCCTGATGAAGATTCTTGTTCTGTACATAAATTAATGATACAGGTCAGAGACAATACTTTACAAGTATTAAGAAACAATACTTTAGCTGATTTAGTCTAG
- a CDS encoding DUF2061 domain-containing protein has translation MIINQFIKKKEDSKLNKQSEKPLRSILKSISWRLIGTLDTVLISWLITGKLALAFSIGSVELITKMILYFFHERIWNSIKWGK, from the coding sequence ATGATTATAAATCAATTTATAAAAAAGAAAGAAGACTCTAAGCTAAACAAGCAGTCTGAAAAACCACTGAGAAGCATTCTTAAATCAATCAGCTGGAGACTCATAGGAACACTTGACACCGTTTTAATCTCTTGGTTAATTACAGGAAAACTAGCATTAGCTTTTTCTATAGGAAGCGTAGAGTTAATAACAAAAATGATATTGTATTTCTTTCATGAACGAATTTGGAACAGTATAAAATGGGGAAAATAA